From the genome of Nicotiana sylvestris chromosome 2, ASM39365v2, whole genome shotgun sequence, one region includes:
- the LOC104236086 gene encoding chaperonin-like RBCX protein 1, chloroplastic — MEYSTATIFSQLSLFPPRFQTENRAYPFKPWMQRTSQPTRFQCHKMYVPGFGTSPESTAAKHLHDFFNYIAVKIVAAQLQSYNPEAYEELREFLDSHPLNDGDKFCADLMRESPRHKNLALRILEVRSAYCKEDFEWDNLQRLASKMVDDSNKKLMMDYIVDTSCTVDGKQIC, encoded by the exons ATGGAGTACTCGACAGCAACCATATtttcacagctctctttatttcCCCCAAGATTTCAAACAGAAAATAGAGCTTACCCATTCAAGCCATGGATGCAGAGAACTTCCCAACCTACCCGTTTCCAGTGTCACAAGATGTATGTTCCTG GATTTGGCACGTCACCAGAATCCACAGCAGCCAAACATCTACACGACTTTTTCAACTATATTGCTGTTAAAATTGTTGCTGCACAGCTTCAG AGCTACAATCCTGAGGCGTACGAGGAGCTGAGGGAGTTTCTGGATAGCCATCCATTGAATGATGGGGATAAGTTTTGCGCGGATTTGATGAGGGAATCCCCAAGACATAAAAATCTAG CTTTGCGCATCTTAGAG GTTCGATCAGCATATTGTAAGGAAGATTTTGAATGGGATAACTTGCAGCGCTTAGCATCGAAG ATGGTGGATGATTCTAATAAAAAGCTTATGATGGATTATATCGTAGATACAAGCTGCACGGTAGACGGAAAGCAAATTTGCTAG